taagtgaggattagaagaagtgttttgtaggaatcactttaattaggttaatcaattaaaattaattagctaagtgggttttagaagaaataatggttgatgtgactttagaagaatggggaaataattaatttattgataaattaattattggactatagtgataagattgattaaatttgatttaattaaccttaagaagaagggaattaacacaattaaactggTTACTTATGTTGAtgggattaaattaattaaatattaatttaattaattttaggacaTCTACAGTTAAATTGGAAGAGAAAGTccagggggttgagcttagttggttaaagcattgagttctcaatgtggagacccaagttcaactcccaagagggacatctttgtggaatgctaagctgtgactcttggtcttccattggttgtatttgtcacattgtttaaagtggatttctaagttgtgacccttggtcttccaattgttgtttctagtttggtgcttgaAAGGAGCTTGTATTTATGCTCGAAAGGAGATAGTATTTGTAATAAgcttgctcgaaaggagctagtatttgtaataagtttgtaattgttctatgatacttaatacaaaaaaagttGGAAGAGAAATATAATTTCATCTTATTACTTTTCTCTTTATCTGATACTTAAAAATTTTAATCTTTGTCATTAGTGGTAGTGGTACAAATTCAAAAGTATAAAACATTATAGCTATTCTTCTTTTAGAGGAAATGGGAAGAAAATCCATGAACAAAGGTTCAACATATGTTTTGTATGTATGGGAAAGGTCCAAATAAAATAGGTCATAAAGGGGATAAAAAGAAAGACGTGTCTGAGTCTAAAAGACATTATAAAACCTTATAAAAGATCAAGTGTTAGAATTGTGGCAAAAGGAGACATGTGAAGAAGGAATTCATAAGCAAGAAAAAGAGTCTAGATTCGTCTACCAAAAAAGTCCTATTATGATGTTATATGACTCCTCACAAGGAATTGTTTTCTACATATACAACTTATAATGGAGGAGAAGTTTTTCCTAGTGACAACGGTACCAAGTGGATTGTTAGTAAGGGAAAGGTATGGTTGTGTTTCAATGGTGGAAGGATTAAAACcctttatcatgttttgcataTTCTAGGTCttatgataaatttactttatgtatCCAAGTTAAATGATTTTGGAGTACATATGACATTTGCAAAGTTTGGTTGTTAGTTGATAAGAAGGAACTTGGTGATTGCTAGAGGATTCCATAGTAGGACTCTATTTAGGTTGAATGTCAAGTTCTTTTTTACAAATTTATCAATGTAAGTGAAACCATCATTTTGGTCACATAAGTGAAAAAGATCTTAagataattattaataaaaaaaggtttgttgaatatttttctaattaTTTTGTTGGTAAAAATATTTTTTGTGAGAATTTTGTGTTTATAAAACATAATAGATATTCATTTCCTATTGGAAACAATATAACTAAGAGGGTATTATAAATCCTACATTTTGATGTTATAGAggtaaatcttgttattatgttacaTTCACGGATGATGCCTCTAGATACACTAGAATTATTTCATGCATTTTGGATCTAAATATTTCActagatttaaggaattcaaagtcTTAGTTAACAAgaaaacaaattataaaataaGAACTGTGTTGAAATCTAATAGTGGTGAAGAATATTATTCCAAAGAGTTTAATGAATTTTGTAAGCATGCAAGTACTATTCAACAAAATATTACACCTTATACTCACCAACAAAATAGGGTAATAGAAAAGATGAACCAAACCTTACTGGAGAGATACAAAAGTGTATTAAGTGCAAGTATATTAGTCATTTTCGCTAAAGGCTATATAAGTACTTGTTATTTGCTTAATCTATCTCCTTgttcaactcttgttgataaaactccttatgaagtgTGAATTGGTAAAAATACTTCAATTTCACATTTACAAATATTTGGTTGTAAGACTAATGTTCATGTGCCTCAAGAAAAGTGATATAAATTGGATTAAAAAACTTACAAATGCATCTTCAATAATTACAATGAGAATGTTAAAAGTTATAAGCTTTAAATCAATTAACCCAAAAAATGATTTCTTGAGAGGTGATTTTTAAGTGAAGAATAACcaatagaaaaagaaagaaagaaaatagtgcactttgaaacaaaaatataaaaataagaagATGCGTGTGTAGAAGAACAATTTGATGGAACAAAGGTTGGATAAGAAGAGAATTTAGACGATGATATTTAGGATGAGCAAATGGTAAAATAGGCATAGCTCATTaatcctttaaaaaaaaatatagttgACAAGTTAGCTCACCAAATTTATGTTGTGTATTTTCTTTGTTGCTTACTAATAATGAACCTAGATCTCTTAGAGAGGCTCTCTCCTCAAATGATGGTAGTTTCATAAAGCCATGTAAGATGATATATTGGCCTTTAGGATGCAAGGCATGTTTTCTAAAAAATAATTTGTATGATGTGTTAGCATCCTCAATAGAGGTTCCTATATTTAGTGCTCAAGTCCTTCTCTATTCTACTTATACAATTCTACATCTATTTTATACTTATACAATTCtacatttgatttaattaatttgtaaaatagaaatttcttttttgtgatttaaaaaaaatatttttcaagggTAAAACTTATTAGGTTTGACTAGATAATTTTCTAATAACATATTAGTTTCTTTTCTAAAATGATTTAATTATTCCTAGTGTGGCATCCAATGAAATCATTTGATAATAATTGCTCATCTTCTCCTTATATGCAACTATATAATGATGTTGTAATGAAAGGAAAGAAACAATTGGATGAAATAGTCATTGTTCGATCTAAAACAATCACCTAAGATGTAGTATCAAAAGTTTGATGCATTTGCATTAAAATGGGGCTCTATTAAGATTATGGATCATCAAATAGTAATCATTTTCTTGTATATGAATGATATATTGTTTATTGGTAATAGCAAGACAATAACGAAGAAGCTCGCAACTTAATTTTTTTGACATATCTGATTATAAAGATTTGGAGGATGTGAAAAGTATTCATGAGAAGGAGACCACGATGAATTTAGTGTACAAAAAATTTGAGTCAACTCAAGGTAAGTATGTAGACACCATTTTGTAAGAATTGGGTATGCACGATTGTAAGCCAATGCATTTTTCATTTTCAACTGGTACTAAGCTTACTTTGGAAGTGTACTAAATCTAATGATGATTTTTGGTGTTGTTGGTAGTtttatgcatgcaatgatttaCACTTGACTAGATATGGCCCTCGGCTCCACTAAACATGAAATGGCTCTAATTTTATAAAGAAGTCCCTTATTTGTGAAAAAATATTTGTTTTTGAAGCATTGGTCTGCTAGTATCATGTCTCGTTTGACAAAAAAAAGTGGCAAGCACATATGCTGAGAACCATCCATGGACAGCTTgcaatttattaaacttaaaagCATGATAAACATCTTTTTCCAGTTAAGAAAACTTGCAAAACAAATTGCATGTGATCCTTGAGAAATTAAATTTCTCTTCTCCTGAGAAAGTATATGATGGGATTGGAAATACAACCCTTATTTATGATATAGTTCAGACCATGTGAAAGAAATGAGACCCATAACACTACAAAAGTGAATTTAAGCAGTTACAAATTGGAAATCACAATCATATCTGAATGGATTTCTGCATCTTATTCCTTAGGACTATGTGGGCACTGTAGAAATGCTGTAATGTTTTTGCTTCTGAAGAATCAGGCAGTTCCTAGGATCTTCTTGATATCTTTCTGCAAACATAAAATGCAAATATTAGAGTCTGCCTCAAGGCATGTATCTGATTACTACATCAATCATTTACTGTTCAGAAATAGGTTCTTTCTGTTATtatgatttgttggaatcaccgcTGCCGTTACGCCAAAAGCTCGTTTACTGTTGAGAAATAGTTTCTTTCTGTTATtatgatttgttggaatcaccgcTGCCGTTACGCCAAAAGCTCGAGCTTTTGGCGTAACAGCAGCGGTGATTCCAACATGATTGACATGCAACAGAGCTTTTGGCGTAACGGCAGCGGTGATTCCAACATGATTGACATGCAACAGAAGCGAGCTTTTGGCGTAACAGCAGCGGTGATTCCAACATGATTGACATGCAACAGAAGCGAGCTTTTGGCGTAACGGCAGCGGTGATTCCAACATGATTGACATGCAACAGAGGCCCATACAATTAATCATCTTAAGTGAGTATATATAAGGTATGAAACTACAAAAGAGGGATTGTAAGTACTTCAATACTCAGTGGAGAAGTTGTTGGAGCATAACGATCCACCACATTTCCATCTTTGTCCACCAGAAACTTGGTGAAGTTCCACTTGATACTGTCACCCAAAAAGCCACCTTTGCTTGATTTCAAGAACTTATAGATAGGAGCTGCATTATCACCATTGACGTCAACCTACACCACAGAACCGCAATGTAAATACTAAAAATTCAAATAAGCGTACCAGATAAGCTAGTTATTACAAAATTGTTTCTTGTATGACAGATGAAttcacatcaataacaaaacaaaatAACCATGGAAATAACAAAATAGGAGTGGTATGCTGACCTTGTCAAATATTGGAAATTCTGCTTTAAAACGAGTGCATGCCACTTCTGCAATCTGTTCATTGTCACCTGGTTCCTGCCCAGCGAATTGATTGCATGGGAAGGCCAATATTTCTAGTCCTGCAAAAAGTTAACCAGCAAACTGTATAATATAATGATGATAAACAAATGATTGAAATCCAATTTAAGAGAAATTAATGACTAATAGCTATTGATGAACTTAATAAGTGTAAGTAGATTCCATTGAGTTTTTTATTATGTTCTCAAGACAAAGCCATTTCATCATATTCTTCTACAAGTTAATAATCAACCATGAAAATTCATTTCTAAGGTAAATAAAAGCATTGAATTCAATGTTTCAAATGGCTTTTGAAATCTAATTTAAGAGAAATTAATGACTAATAGCTATAGATCAACTTAATCAAGTTTAAGTGGATTCCACTAAATACTTGATTATGTTCTCAAGGCGAAGCAATTCCATTTTCTTCTACAAGttaaaatcatccataaaaatcCATTTCTATGGTGAAAAAAACATAGAATTCAATGTTTCAAATGGCTTCACATTTCCTAACCTTCGTTCAATGATATAATTCTCAGCACATCAAGATGCCCTAGATTGAAGCATCGGTCTACAATAATTTCACATGGCCTTAAGGAGCTAATTAGGAAATACAACAACCAAGCTCAAGGGAAAGAACAAATTTTGGGGGTTTACTTTCTCAGCACATTTCAAAAGACTGGTTACTGATAATCTATATGCATTCAACAGATTCTTTGGAAAAGAATGAGCTAAGCTGTTTTTCTTAAAAACTACTCTGTATCTAATTGCTTAATTGATTTATGAGAAACACTTAAACATCAAACATCCCTTATAAAATACAGCATTCTATGAACTTTCCCCAGGTTATGCTCGGTGTTTGAACTGCAAAGGCTACATCCATCATCCATTAGTTACTGGAAGGAATATCGAGGCCTAAACAAACGACAGCAGACACTCTAAATAAATCAGTTCTCTCACAAAGGTGTCACTAATGGAAGGATCTTATAAAGATCCATGATGAAAAATTGTAGTAATCAAACTTCCAGTTCTCAATCATTCTTTGCAACCATATAGCAATGTATTTACTTGGATGATTACATACAAATTCAGAATGTACACATTAAAAAAGGGAAAACACCCCTAAAATGCTCAAGTAATTGACCCCATGGAGAGAGAATTCCATTACAGCATCTTACACAAACTAATCCAATTTTAAGACACATAATGTGCCCTGAAAATCATTACCCATTGAAGAGTGCACAAAACCATATAGCTAATACAGAAAAGCAAACAAAACGTGAAAAAAGAGGGAAAGTTAGTATATTCATGGAGAATCACCTTGCTCCTTGTACTTTGCATACAATTCATTCATCTCCTTGTAGTTAGAGGTAGTTAATCCACTgccaaaaacaaaaatcaaaatccatCGGTCATCAATAATTTGAAAATGGGACAACTACATAAAATACCAATGGAGGTGTGGCTGGAGGTGTGGCAGCCACCCACAGAGCCATCTCCCAAACTGCCCACCAATGTTTTATATTCCAGTCAGGAGCATTTAAGGagaaaaaaaaaatccctattgACAAAATTGAGGGGAAAATACCATTCAGAAGCAACATTGACGATAAGTAGAGCTTTGCCCTTGTAAATACTGAGATCCACATCATTTCCCCTGATATCCTGCAATTAAACATTACTGACTTAGGGTATGACTTTCGCATGCTATTTAAACCTCGTGGCTACCAAAAACATGATAGCAATTTTTAATTTAATGGTATAAGGTGGAATCTGAAAGTACCTTGACTGTAAAATCATAGACATTAGCATGCCCTTCTGATGAACTGCCACCCATGGTAGAAAAGTTGGGATTACAAGAAAATACAGAGGACCCAAATCGGAATGGATAAGTACAACACCCTGTAGATGGTTTAGTATAACACTGAGCAAAACTGTGTAAGTTGTGAGATTCACTGAAATGGTTTATGGATTTATATACAAGAACAGCGAGACCTTTTGCTACATGAATAAAATGTGAAAGGGTATAGGGTCAGCACGTTACAGTTGTAGGAAGAGTCGATTTTTGTCAAGGAGTTTGGGATGAGATTGAAAACTGCAAACCTCTAGAATGTCGGATCAAGGAGATTACGAGGGAGACGGGGTTGCTTTATGACCTTTGTGGTGTAAACTTCTATGCAGCCAAATCGAATCCGTTTGTACAGGTTGCCTTATTTCCATGCCATCTAGAACATAGAGGTTGCTTGATGGGGAATTGTCTAGGTGCGAATaggacaaaaaaaattaaaaattaaaaattacaatataattgtattttgatttttaatttaattaataataattataaaataacaaTCTTGTTAGGTGTAATTTGATTTTTGGTAGATATTGTTGTTTGATAGGAGATCAATAATTTATTGAATGGCAATTTATTtgagggtctttctgcatttcttctttcttaattaataaaataaatttatgcaCTTATAATACATTTAAAAGAAAAGTTTATTACACAAGAAGAGtttattacatatttatatatacaagAAGAGTTTattgtatatttatatatttatgaatTTATATATACTAGAAGAGTTTATTGTGCATTTatacattttataatatttaattggcTAATCTATTATATTTGATTCTTTTGTGTACGTTCTAAATTTTGTGTTCATTGTTTGTTgttccaacatggtattagagcattgaATTGCAAGttctttctcatttcttgatgattctaacattagTTCTTATGTCGTGGAGCCAATAGGGCATCACCATTGCATCCAAAAGGTCTAAGAAATGAAAAGAAtggtaatttatttatttatttttttggaatttttggtgcACAACACTTTATTGTACCATATGGGATAGTTGTAAAAATTTGACACAAGGGTAGTTTCACCTTCTATGAAATTCTCCTTTTGGTCATAAATTTGTTGTTTTTTGGGCATGTTTTAGGCCAATCaacctattttgaattttttttctctaaCATTTTTTAGGTGATTTTTTTATCGAATTTGTTTAGAATTGTAGATGCAACAAACCTTAAGAAGTAAGGGTAGCTAGTGCAGATGTGGGTTTTGGTGGGTTTTGGTGGTAGTAGTTAGTGGGTGTGAATCCTTCTATTAGATAATCTACATTGATAAGTggagatggtgaacaaaaagatgTAATTTGGACAAAGAAATAATTATTGTGATTGGTATGGGAAACTCTAATTGGATAAGGCATCAATTCATAGGCTTGTTAAGTTCTCATCTTGCCACAACACCTCAAATTTGGATCTCTTTTTTCTCTTTATGATTTTGTCCTAATAAGTCATTTACCTTCCATTAATATTAGTTTTAGCTTGTAAACTCAAATAACTGTTTTTCATATTATAACTTTAATAACATATTTAGGTTGTGTTCTCATAGGTACACTTCTTCTAAGgagattaaattttaattaaaatattccgtaccaaatatttgtgtgtgtgtataggtAAAAAAGGGTAAATAATGGTATTAAATCTATAAAAGATCAAAACTAGTCTATGAGGCTATAAAAGTATAATAAAAATCAAGATATGAGGGATACAAATGCACCTTGGACAAATTCAAAAGAAAAttgaacataaaaataaaaaatgaatgtaAATAAATCATATCTTACATTGTCTTACATATCTCATCATATTTGAAATCTAATCTTATTATGCATTTGATTCTAGCCCAATGAAAAAGAAACAAtcctttaaaataaaaaatattataaaaataaaatgattagtTAAAATAAATAAACTCAAATATCTTTATATAAAATGTCAAAGAATTAAATATCTCTTATCTTTATAAATcaaatatctttaaaaaaaatcacttttcaatttcataatttaaaaaaaataaaataaaataaaaaatctttttttttatattagaaatcggaagtccaaaaatggagagtatataCAAAAAAAAGTGGGCGGGAGGCAGAGCCTCAACCACTAAACTATGAAATCATACTAAATAAACATCATATGCAGTTATCAGCTATAAAGTATAGGTAGTTCTAATTTATCAGAGGGCACTACTGCAGGATCTTGTTCTGATCTTCCAGCCAGGTGGTCCATCCTAGTGGTCCTTCCATCCAAGCCACCTTTTTTCCTTCCAGGATCTGGGAACACATTTCTATCTTGTTGAAGGGTGGAGGCCTGTTGTCCTGTAGCTCCTTAATGAGTTTCTTCACAGCCTTATCAAAGGATACTTGGTTCTCAGCGAGTCTGGCCCATTCATAGCCATCTTGCATCTCGTAAACAAACATAGTTGCTCTGCCATCTTTGAGGAATCGTAGCAGCTTGTTCCTCTCTAAGTTCATCAGAAAGCAAACCTacacaacaattttgtaatgtgtgagttttttttaAAAACCGGTAAGTACCCTTTCATTGCCTTGAAACTTCTCTTCATTCcttagtttccaaataaaccaaagtatgtaGGTAGATAGAATTTGCCAGactaggttagcatccttcttgagCCCATGACTAAAACCAGTGATTATATCAAGAGTGTAGACATGTTCAGTGATAGAGATTCCAAACAACAACCATATTTCTctagcaaaagggcagtcaaggaaAATGTGGTGCACAGTCTCAGGCTTCTTACAAATAGAGCACAGGTCGTATGCAGCAGTTTTATTCCTAATAGGTAATCTGTTTAATATAAGTTGCCATCTAAAGCATTTtatcttaggggggatgggggatCTCCATAATTTCTCAAAGGTTTTCTGCCATGTGTGGAGATTATGATCAACATACCACAGAGCGTTAATATGATCGATTACCAAGGTGTCATTGTTAAGCAGGGTATAAATAGACTTGGCCTTGATCTTGGGGAGGGTAGAGCCATCTTTCCAAAGGAAGGTAAGGTACCTGTGAGCATCTACATGTGTGACTCTAGGAAGATGGAGAGGGGTGCATGTCTGCTTAATCATGTTGTAGGTCCTCTTATGCGAGGTAAGGAGATCATATTTATTGCTAAGACTTTCCCAGCTGATAAGATTGTCATGTTCTAAGATATCCATAAGGTACTTGACACCTTTATTGTGCCAATACTTAGCAGAGCATCCTTGAGTTAAGGCAAGGGGTTTAGAGTTGTGATataggttccaccatattgacctttcaccgTGGAGGGTAGCATCACAATTGATGTTAGAGTTGACAATAAGCCTATGCACATGCTCCCAGGTTTTCCATATATATTTGAACACCCAGGTACCTTGGACAAATACAGAGAAATTGCTTGCAATCAGATCACTGAGCGGGAGGGTTTTCCATGTTTTGGCAGTCTTGGAGACACCATTTTGTATATTGTTCCTGATGAGAATCTTCCAAAGTTCATGACCTTCGAGTGAGTGGAATATCCATTTGGCCGCAAGGGCTATTCCCTACAGTCTAAGATCCTTATGGCCCAACCCACCAAGTTTTTTGTCTAGGTGGCACCAAGCCCATTTGACTGTGTGAGCTTTCCTCTTGCCCTTGCCATCCGACCAAAGGAAACGTCTGATGGCCTTTTGTATTTCAAAATTTGATAGTTGTTGAACATCCAGACAGAGGAATAGTAAATactataggaggagaggattttctGGCAGACTTGAATCCTGCCGGCTAGGGATAGGACCCTATTGTCCCATTTATTTAGCTTCCTATCTATTTTCCCTTTGACCCAGCTCCACATATCTCTCGGAGATGGGGAAATAGAGAAGGGGATACCTAAGTACCTAACTTTTTTGTTAGGTCCTCCCCAAGCATAGCCAAACTGTTGAAGCCAGTCTGGAGGCTCATTTTTCCACCCAAGTAGAATGGATTTGGAGCTGGAAATCCGGGCACCTAACGCTCTACCAAAGGtgtcaagtttttgattgagggaaATGATATTATGCCTAGAGAGTTCCAGGAATAGTGAGGTGTCATCGGCAAACTGAATGTTGATTAATTCAGAGTTGTCTGGCATCATGATGCCATGCACTCTAGGGGATAGGGTGTCGTCTCTTAGGAGATAGTACAGGGTGTCTGATGTTATGACAAACAGAGTAGGGGCAAGGGGGCAACTCTGCCTAATTGATCAGGAGAGGGGAATAGGCTGGGAGAGAGACCCATTAACTTCAATCAGAGCGAATGCATCCTTGAGGAGGATCTGGACATAATCACAAAATTCACTAGGGAAGCCGAAGGCttggagcatcatgaggatgaagcccCATTCCACCCTGTCGTAGGCTTTTTCAAAGTCGACAAGGAACATGGTTGAATCCTGGTTCGAGGTTTTGGCCCATTCCATGGACTCCCAACTGGTCACAAGATTTTCCAATATGTACCTGCCTTTAATGAACCCTGTCTGGGTAGAGCAGATGaatttggggaggatcttctcaaggcgggaggctaaggctttggctaagattttgtaggagacattgaggagggtaattggcctccagTTTTTTATGAAGGCTTTGTCCCCATATTTTGGGATAAGTTTAGCAATACCCATATTGATGGACTCCCCCAGGGTGCCAGTATCAAGTGCTTCATTATAGATACCATAGAGATCATTAGTGATCCAATCAATATTGACTTTGTAGAATTCAGCAAGAAGGCCATCAGGGCCCAGGGCCTTATCATCCTTGAGTACCTTAATGGCATTAGCAATTTCTTGCTTGGAGATCCTAGCTTTAAGGAGgagggcttcattttcagagattcGTTTTGGAATAATGGAACTACATTTACTTCGAGCATCTTTCAAGGCTTCATTATCCTCTGAGGTAAACAAGGTtttgtaaaacatttcaaaggcatctttgatatcattgatattCAGGAGCTCCTTGTCTTCTACGGTTATTCTGTCAATTTTCTCtttggtttgtttttgctttaaaagattaaaaaaaaaaattgagcctTTATCTCCATACTTAAGCCAGTGATTGTGGGCTCTGATGAAAGcccctttgattttgatttgttgatGCTTTCTGAGGATGTCCCTAACTTCAGATACCTGCTTGGCCAAGGTAGGGGAGGAGGGATGAATTTGAATTTCTTGTTTCAGAGAGTGGAGCTGATGTGTTAGGGATTTCTCTTGGGATCTaaagtccttggctttcttttggccaaTGGTTTGAAACATCTTCTGCCATGAGGAAATGCTTCTCTTCCACCTGAGAATATGGGATTGAGGAAGTTGAGGCTGCAAGTTGAAGAGGCTAACTATTTTGATGGCATTAAGGACTTCCTTGTCTTGTAGCAGAGAGGTGTTGAGGAAAAATTTCTTACTGCGAGGGTAGTTATTAGTGAGGGAGTTTCTAGTGTTAATGATGGCAAGGATAGGAAAATGGCCAGAGAGGGTTACTGGAAGGACAACCACCGTGTTCCCAAGTTGATTGGGGGAGAAAGAAAAGAAATTATTATTAACATAAGACCTATCTAGTCTGGAATAGATCCGGTTAGTGCCTTGCTGGAAGTTGCACCAAGTATACCATAAGTTATGGGCATCATATTTGGTGCCTTCTAGGGGGTCA
This genomic stretch from Cryptomeria japonica chromosome 8, Sugi_1.0, whole genome shotgun sequence harbors:
- the LOC131049696 gene encoding probable phospholipid hydroperoxide glutathione peroxidase translates to MGGSSSEGHANVYDFTVKDIRGNDVDLSIYKGKALLIVNVASECGLTTSNYKEMNELYAKYKEQGLEILAFPCNQFAGQEPGDNEQIAEVACTRFKAEFPIFDKVDVNGDNAAPIYKFLKSSKGGFLGDSIKWNFTKFLVDKDGNVVDRYAPTTSPLSIEKDIKKILGTA